GGGGATAGGGCAGCAGCCATGAGGCTCTGCCGGGGATTTACTAAACTTAATAAAACACAGTGAATTAATAAGAATTTTATCTTTTCAAATGACATGGTTTGTGAGAGAATAGGTACAATCTTGTAGAGTTAACATTTGACATTACCTATTTTAGAGGAGGAAACACCATGTCAGAAGAGCGCAAGCTGTCCTTTGAAACCCTCGCTGTCCACGCAGGCCAGGAGATTGATCCCACTACTCTAGCCCGTGCCGTGCCGTTGTACCAGACCACTTCCTACGGGTTCCGCGATGCGGAGCACGCTGCAAATCTGTTCGCGCTCAAGGAGTTCGGCAATATCTACACCCGGCTGATGAATCCGACGACTGATGTGTTTGAACAGCGGCTGGCTGCTCTGGAGGGCGGGGCAGGGGCACTGGCGACCGCTTCCGGGCAAGCGGCGATTTCCTTCTCTATTCTGAATATTGCCGGAGCAGGCGATGAGATTGTCTCTTCGGCCAGTCTCTACGGCGGAACCTATAATATGTTCTCCACGACGCTGCCCAAGCTGGGGATTAAGGTGAACTTCGTGAATTCCGATGACCCTGAGAACTTCCGGGCAGCGATCACAGATAAGACCAAGGCGCTCTACGCCGAGACGATTGGCAATCCGCAAGGGAACATTCTGGATATCGAAAAAGTTGCCGCCATCGCCCACGAGCACGGCATTCCGCTGATTGTGGACAATACCTTCCCGAGCCCGTACCTGCTGCGTCCAATCGAACACGGGGCAGATATCGTCGTACACTCGGCCACCAAATTCATCGGCGGACACGGAACCTCCATCGGCGGTATCATCGTGGACGGCGGCAAGTTCGACTGGAAGGCCAGCGGCAAGTTCCCGGGCCTGACCGAACCGGACCCGAGCTACCACGGTTTAGTCTACACGGAAGCGGTGGGGCCAATCGCCTACATCAT
The window above is part of the Paenibacillus sp. FSL H8-0048 genome. Proteins encoded here:
- a CDS encoding homocysteine synthase, with product MSEERKLSFETLAVHAGQEIDPTTLARAVPLYQTTSYGFRDAEHAANLFALKEFGNIYTRLMNPTTDVFEQRLAALEGGAGALATASGQAAISFSILNIAGAGDEIVSSASLYGGTYNMFSTTLPKLGIKVNFVNSDDPENFRAAITDKTKALYAETIGNPQGNILDIEKVAAIAHEHGIPLIVDNTFPSPYLLRPIEHGADIVVHSATKFIGGHGTSIGGIIVDGGKFDWKASGKFPGLTEPDPSYHGLVYTEAVGPIAYIIKARVQLLRDLGAAISPFNSWLLLQGLETLHLRLERHSENALKVARYLEAHDDVEWVSYAGLQSHPSYELAQKYLPKGQGAILTFGIKGGAAAGVKVIENVKLFSHLANVGDSKSLIIHPASTTHQQLSDEEQKAAGVTPELLRLSIGTESIDDILYDLEQAIAASQQG